GTGATAGTTTGGGAAAGTGAAGGGATGGATGGTAGTTCGTATGGTATCTCGTGTCGTCGTTACAGTTCTAACGGGACACCACTGAGCGGTGAATGTCGGGTGAATTCCACTGCTGCAGTTAGTCAATTCGATCCCTTTGTGGCAACTGGGACAGACGGTAGATTTATTGTGACCTGGACGAGCGATCTACTAGACGGAAGCGGTAGTGGCGTCTACGCCCAGCGTTTTGAAGCCACCGGAACGCCGCAGGGTGGGGAATTTAGGGTCAACACGTTCACGTCCGATAATCAGGGGAGATCTCGTGTTTGGGTCGACTCATTTGGCAATTTTATTGTTGCCTGGGAGAGTCGCGGACAGGACGCAAGTGGATACGGTGTCTACGCTCAACGGTTTGACACAAATGGAGCTCCCGTGGGTAGTGAATTTCGAATTAACAGCACGGTAACTGGCGATCAGCTTTGGGCTGCTTTGGGCGGAGATGCGTCAGGCAACTTTACGGCTGTATGGAGTAGTAGCCAAGATGGCAGCGGATTCGGGATTTGCGGCCAGCGGTATGATTCAAGCGGTTACCCGGTCGGTTCCGAATTCCGGGTCAACACCTTTGTGCTTAATGACCAGCTTTACCCTTCCATTGCAGTTGATCCGACCGGACGATTTCTCGTTGTTTGGCAAAGCGACGGTCCGGACGGTGACGGTGCGGGTATTTTCGGCCAACGCTTTGGTGCGACCGGAAGTCCGCAAGGTAGCGAGTTTCAAATAAATTCCTACAGTGTGGGTGCCCAAGGCGGTCCGTGGGTCGCGGCTGGCGCTTCTGGCGGTTACGTCGTTGTTTGGAGTAGTTACGCACAGTTTAGATCGGATTGGGCTGTATTCGGTAGACGATTCGACATTGCAGGGGTGCCGCTGCCGGCTCCATAGTTTTTGCGGCGAATCAATTCTAAACTATTTGAATCCATTAAGTTCTCGAAGAATTTATGTCAAAACGAGGTTCGACACTCGTTCCGTCGAGTAATGCTGTTTTGAGTTTCGAGCGAGTGTCGCTGCCGCGTCTGGTTTCGATAAGCATGCGCCCACATCAGTGGGTCAAGAACCTTTTCGTATTTGCCCCGGTATTGTTCGGAGGCAAACTCACCGATATTGCTGCACTTGGTTCGGCGTCTCTTGCGTTTTGCACATTTTGTTTGCTGTCAAGCTCGCTGTATATGGTGAACGACTGTGTTGACGCTCGCGAAGACCGCTCTCATCCTGAGAAACGCAACCGACCAATAAGTTCTGGATCTCTTACGGTTACGGCCGCCTTGGTAGCTTCTCTTTTCCTTGTGGCCACCGGAATGTTGTTGGCGTTATTTGTTGGCGGGAGTTTTGCGATAATCGCGGCGGCCTATTACGTTCTTATATTGGCATATTGTGTTTTGCTGAAGCGAATCGCCATTCTTGACTGCATCGTGATCGCATCGGGGTTCGTACTAAGGGTCGTCGGAGGTGCAGTTGCGATCAATGTTATGCCAACACATTGGCTGATCGTTTGTGCTTTTTTGCTTGCTCTTTTCCTAGCATTCTCAAAACGCCGCCAAGAACTGCTAATTTTGTCCGCGAGTGCTACTCAACATCGCAGCGTATTGGGCAGGTACTCGATCGCATACCTCGAGCAGGTGAATGTCATCTTGATTGGTGCATCGATAGTGTCTTATGCACTCTACACGGTCGCCCAAGAAACGGTCGAAAGGTTTGGAACCGACACATTGATCTATGGTACGGTCTTTGTCATTTACGGGATGTTTCGGTATCTTTTGTTGATCAACGACCCGAAAAAAGGCGGGAATCCGAGCACTGTACTGGTAAGTGACAAGCCGTTACTTGCTGCGCTTCTCGCCTGGGGCATGTATAACTCCGCAATTATTTATCGCATGCATTTTGCGACCATCTACACGTCACTTTTCGGTTAGGAAATTGAAGAAGTCAATGATCTGAACAGTCGGATTGTTCCTCTTGCCGGAGTTCATTGTTTTGTCGACAAATTTGAATTTAATCGGCGCTTGAGATCTGAGATCACCGAATTCGACACGGTGCAATTGGCATTAGGCTTGTTTCGATTCGCACAATGTTCTTTTGCCAGCTCGATACAAGTTGGAAAAACTGCTTGACTTTTTTTGCCGGAGAGAGTTCTACTTAGAATGTAGCTATTCAGCCCTCCCAAGACCAGGCTTCGAATTTCATCCCACAACAATTCCAGATTTCGGTCAAAATCCGGTTGGCTTTTTTTGAACATGAATCGTATGAACGCGCACAAAGAGACTTGCTATGCGTCCGGCACCTGGTTACTTCAGGGCAGGAGAACATGTACGTTATTTTTGGTCGGCCTGCTGTCGATTTTCGTACAAGCCAGTAATTGTCGTAGCACCGTTCCACAAGAGGTATTAATGGACGAGTCATCTCCGACTGTTGTTTTTGACGGGTTACGTCAGTATTCACGAATGTATGTCCACGTGCCGCTAAATGTTATCGCCCGCGATGATGTGGGAATCAGTCGTGTGGAGCTGTATGTTGACGGTGCGCTGTTCGCCACCCGTGATTTCGTGCCGAGTCAGCGTAACGCGCTCGCGAAGTTCAATTGGAATGCTGTGCCTGTCGGCAAGCGGCTGCTTCAGGCAAAGGCCGTGGATGCCGCAGGCAACGCGCATACGACCGCGATTGCCGTGATGGCCAGAAAGGTCGAGCAACCGCTCGATAACACGATAGTGATTATTCCAGAGGTTCGGCATCAGACAATGCAAGGTTGGGAAGCAACGGACCAAGCCGGACAGTTTGAATCTGCCGCGTGGCAAAACTACAAAGATGTATTGTTTGATCAAGCCGTCAACGACCTTGGAATAAACCGTGTTCGTTTGGAGGTCTTTAGCGGAATGGAAAATCCGACGGACTACTTCACTCAATGGCAGAATAATCAAATCCCCGCTTCTCAGTACTTCGGTAGGCGATATGAGATCATCAACGATAATTCGAATCCAGCATCGACTAATGTAAATGGCTTCAAATGGTCGGCCCTCGACCATTCGATGACTAACATTGTTTTGCCACTGCGGCAGAGGCTTCAGGCGCGGTGAAACGTTATGGATCAATGTAAACTACGTCGATTTCGGTTCATCTCCATTCGAACATAAGGCTGATCCCGCAGAATATGCTGAGTTCGTTCTCGCTGCGTACCAACATTTGCAGAGTACATATGGGCTGACACCGGACTCGTGGGAAATAGTCCTGGAACCGGACACGCCGGCTGCAAGCTGGTCCGCGGATCAGGTGGCAATGGCAATTAAGGCAGCGGGCGAACGGCTCGTTGCAAGCGGATTCACACCGAATTTTGTTGCGCCGTCGACTACGAGCGCGTCGACCGCGCCAGGCTATATTGATCAGATCGCAGCAACGCCGGGTTCGATGCAGTATGTTAAAGAGTTTTCCTACCACCGCTATGCCGGCGTCAGCCAGTCAGTATTACAGAGTATCGCAGACCGTGCAATCCTATTTGGAAAACGGACTTCGATGCTTGAGTGGATCGGTGCCGACCAGCACACTCTGCACGACGACATCAAATTCGGCAGAATATCGGCATGGCAACAGTACACTCTTGCCTTTATCGAGGCAGGACAAGGCGATAATGGTGCCCAATACTATCAGATACACGATCAAAATCCTGCGAACCCTTCGATTTCACTAGGAACACGGTCAAAATATCTCCGTCATTATTTCCGCTTTGTCCGGGCCGGGGCACAGAGAATCGAGGCGATAAGCGGAAATGGCAATTTCGATCCAGTGGCATTTATTAACACGGATGGAAAATTCGTAGTTGTCGTGAAGGCTCAAGTTGGAGGGACTTTTCGAGTTCGAAATTTGCCGAACGGAGTTTACGGGATCAAATATTCAACCGGATCGACGTACGACGTAGGTTTAGCTGATGTGAGTTTAGCCATCGGGCAGGTCTTAACAACAACGATTCCGGCATCGGGGGTAATGACGATTTACCGGAAGTAATTCAACTGCGTCACTTGCTTCCCGCATCTAGAGTAACATCCGCTCGTTCTTCAGTCGATAAAGAAACCCCTGTTGCATCGCTTGCAAGCATTCTATAGCGAATTACAGGATCCATTAAATGCCGCTTCCGCAAAGTCACGCACAGGCGATACCGAGATCATGTGCCAAATTTTAAATGTTGTTTTTGTAAGAAGTTGAGATAGTCGTATTTCCTCACTTTACAGCACAGATCCGGTTCCGCTAACTATTCGAATTGGGAATAGATTTCGAAGGCCATTTAACAATCGATTGAACCGAATCGATTCGACTCGGTCAGCTAATTTCCATTGTCGGTCCAATTTGTGTAGGAGGCGCTTAGTTTTTCAATGTAGGTTTAATTCTAATCGTCTACACGTTGAAAAACACGAATTTCGTATATCGGTTCCTGAGCATCATGGTAAACCAATCTGAATTCACTAATCAGGCTGTATTCGTTATTCTGAAATGCCGGGCCGTCTTTCTCCCAGCGCTTATTAAATACCAAATAATCGGCTTTTTGCATCTTCGCATAATTAATTATCGCCGGAATATCCGCATCAGGAATGTAAAGGTGTTTTGCCTCTGCGTAGAACGCAACCGTTATGTTTGACGACAGTACTAAAGGGCGACTTCCATTCGACCGATTCTTGATCCAAACACCGGCTTCTTTTTCTTCAAAAGGAACGTCTTCAATTCCATTCGCTTTCACGGTGGCAACGAATCTTGGAGAAAGAACGGCTACCAGAATCATCAATGTAACTGCTTGAAGATGTTGTGGCTTTAACTTGGTTATGGTCTGGAAATGGGGCTTCGAAGATTCGATCGCCCAATTGCTGAATTCGACGATACCGTTTGCAGCCCATGCAATCAGGATCGGTATCAATGGAAAGAGATATCTGGTTTCGATTACGGATAGTGCGTATCCGATAACCGAACAGGCGACGATCGAGAACAGGTAAAGCTCA
The DNA window shown above is from Chloracidobacterium sp. and carries:
- a CDS encoding decaprenyl-phosphate phosphoribosyltransferase; translation: MSKRGSTLVPSSNAVLSFERVSLPRLVSISMRPHQWVKNLFVFAPVLFGGKLTDIAALGSASLAFCTFCLLSSSLYMVNDCVDAREDRSHPEKRNRPISSGSLTVTAALVASLFLVATGMLLALFVGGSFAIIAAAYYVLILAYCVLLKRIAILDCIVIASGFVLRVVGGAVAINVMPTHWLIVCAFLLALFLAFSKRRQELLILSASATQHRSVLGRYSIAYLEQVNVILIGASIVSYALYTVAQETVERFGTDTLIYGTVFVIYGMFRYLLLINDPKKGGNPSTVLVSDKPLLAALLAWGMYNSAIIYRMHFATIYTSLFG